The sequence TGACAACGCCACTGGTGTAGCTGCCGCTGCCTTCGGTGGCCGCCATATCGTAGGCTCCGGTCACGGCCACCGGCGCCAACGTCGATACACCGGCGCCATCCTGCGGCGCACGGCGCAACTGGTAGCCTTCGCCGTTGGGATTGGCCACGGCCTGCAAGCCGGTGCCAGCCAGCAACTGGGCCAAGCCCTGTTCAGGCGTGTAACGGCCCGACAGCCCCTGGGTCATGACACCACGCGTCAGAGTCGGCGATGCAGCCACGGTGAGTTTGGCAGCGCTGCCAAACTGGCCCAGGGCCTGGTCCAGCGTAGTGGGCGCAATGGCGAAAACGATATCCGTGGCCGACGCAGCCTGGGCCCAGACTGCGGCCGGGGCGGCCAGCGCAAGTTGAACGGCAAGACACAAACGCGCGGGGCGCGCACGCAGCAGGGTGACTAAAAAGGTTGAAGACTGGCGTGATGCCATGACGGGATTCCTGGTTCGTCCGATGAGAGGCCAGACTTCGGGCGCCTCGAAGTCTGCTTTCCTGTCTAACGAACGAGAATCAATAACCTTCGCCGCCGTTACAAATTTTTTGCTCAGGCCACGCGCGGGCCGACGCTGACCCAGTAGCGGGTGCGATATCTGAGCTGCAGGCCCAGCACGCTTGCCAGCACTTCCAGCGCCCGATCGGTATCGTCGATGCGAAATGCGCCGGTCACCTCGCGGCTGGCTACCGCGGCATCGCAGCGCACGATGCCGGGCCGATAGCGTGCCAATTCGTCCAAAAAGCGGTCCAGCCGCATCCGGTTGGCCACCAGCATGCCATTGGCCCAGGCGGGCTGGTCCTCCTGGATAGCCGCAGCAAACAACAGCGTGCGATCGTCGAGCTCCGCCATTTCGCCGGCATGCACCACCCGGGCGGCTTGCCGGCGCGCGGCCGGCTCGGCGCGAACGGAACCCTCGAACACCGTCAGCCGGGTAATGCGGCGCCCCTGGTCCAGTTCGCGCACGGCAAAACGGGTTCCCAGCGGCGTCAGTACGGCATTTGAGGTTTTGACACGGAACGGGCGGCCGCCAGAATCGGCAGCAGTGGCGATCATGATTTCGCCCTCGCGTAAATCGAGTTGGCGGCGGGCGGCGTCAAAATCCAGGCTGACGACGGATCCGGTATTCATGGTCAGCACGGTGCCGTCGGGCAATGTCACGGTGCGCTGCTCGCCGGTGGCCGTGCGATAGACGTCGCCGCCGTCCCACACGCCCTGCCGGGCGGACATCCATCCTGCAGTGCCAAGAGCGAAGCCACCTACCGCCCACTTGAGCGCATTGCGGCGGGACCGCTTTTCGCAATACCGCAGAATCGTCTGCCCCGCCGTCGTGCCGGATACCGGCACGACGCAGACGGCGCCCATATCCTGACGGATACCCTGCATGCGCTGCCAGGCCAACTCGTGGCGAGCATCCGCCTGACGCCAGGCCGTACAGGCCGCCTCGGTATCCGTTCCGGGCGCGCCGAGCGTGCGCATCATCCATTGCGCCGCCTGCTCGACGATGGCCGGATGCAGGCGGTCGGTTTCGGAGGCGTTCATGCGTACAGCACCCCATAGCAATGCTGCCAGGCCTTGACCATATCGCGCTGCACGGCCTGCACCGACACGCCCAGGCGCTCGCTGACTTCCGGGTATGTCAGCCCTTCCACTTGGGCCAGGACGAACACTTGCCGCGCCCGCGCGGGCAACTGCTCCATCATGCGGCAGACCGCTTCCAGCGCCTCGACCACCAGCACATGCATTTCGGGACTCGCGACGACATCGTCGGCGCGGGCCGCAAGGGTTTCCAGATAGGCCTGCTCGATCGCCTTGCGGCGGGACTGGTCGATCAGCAACCGCTTGGCCACCGTGGTCAAGAACCCGCGGGGCTCGGCAAAGGCCAGGCGAGAACGGCTGCGCATGACCCGCTCGAACGTATCGTGCGCCAGATCCGCCGCTGCATCAGCGCCGCCGAGCCTGCGGTGCAGCATTTGCACCAGCCACCCGTGATGTTCTCGGTACAGGCTGACAAATTCGTCAGAGGTGGCGTAGTCGACAGGTTGCACGGGCCTTTCCATAAACGCTAATGGGAATTATTGCTAATTTTAAATGATGACGCTTCGGTGCGCTCGAAGGATCGCACCGATCCCCTTGTGTCTGCGCGTTTGGAAAACAAAACGAACAAAACGAACAAAAGACACCAGAAAAGATCGGGAACCCCCCAAGTTTGTGGCGCGTTTTTTTGTGTTTGAATCTGAGGACAAGAATGAATACCCGAAAAAATTCCCGAGGAGACAAACCATGCAAGCCAAGCGCATCGTACAAACCGCTTTTGTCCTGGCCGTGGCCGCAGGCAGTCATACCGCTTTTGCCGCCGACACCTGCTCGAACCGGGGCGATCTGGATGTAATGTACTGCGATGCCAACAAGGATCTGGTGGCCGATACGCCCACCGAGGCGTCCAAGCTGAAGACACCTTCGACCCTGGTCTTTACCTACACCCCGGTGGAAGACCCCGCGGTGTATGAAGACATCTTCAAGCCCTTCACCAACCACCTGGCGCAGTGCACCGGCAAACGCGTCGTGTTCTATCAGGTGCAGAGCAACGCGGCGGAAATCGAGGCCATGCGCTCGGGCCGCCTGCACGTCGGCGGCTTTTCCACCGGCCCGACGGCCTACGCGGTGAATATTGCGGGTGCCGTGCCGTTCGCGGTCAAGGGGTATGCCGATGGTTTTCAGGGTTACAACCTGATCGTGATCGTCAAGAAAGACAGCCCCTATCAAAAGCTCACGGACCTCAAGGGCAAGAAACTGGCGCACACCGCCCCCTCGTCCAACTCCGGCCATATGGCGCCGGTCGCGCTTTTCCCCAAAGAAGGGCTCACCCCCGACAAGGACTACAAGGTGGTCTTCTCGGGCAAGCACGACCAGTCGGTCATGGGCGTGAATTCGGGGGACTATGACGCCGCCGCCGTGGCCTCGGATGTGTTCAAGCGCATGGCCGAGCGCGGGCAAATCAAGGAAGAGGATTTCCGGGTGATTTACCGCAGCGAGAAATTTCCCACCTCGTCGTTTTCGTATGCGCACGACCTGGAGCCCAAGTTCCGCGACCAGATGCTCAAGTGCTTCTATGACTATCGCTTCCCCGATGAGATGAAAAAAGCCTTTGACGGCGCCGATCGTTTCTACCCGGTGACGTACAAGAAAGACTGGGCCATCGTTCGCGAAGTGGCTGAATCCGGCGGAGAGAGCTTCAATCGCGCGGCCTACGACCGCGAATCCGCCAAGAACAAAGGCAAGCAATAAGCATGACGACGTCTTTGCGCATTTCCGGCCTGGTCAAGGAGTACCGGGCCGGGCAGCCCGTCCTCAAGGGGATCGACCTGCACGTGGCCGGGCAGGGGTTGACCGCCATCATCGGTCCTTCGGGCACTGGCAAAAGCACGCTCTTGCGTTGCGTCAACCGGTTGATCGAGCCCACGCAGGGGCAAATCGTGCTGCAGGCCGATGGTGCCACCGTGGATCTGGCCCGCGTGCGCGGCCAGGCGTTGCGGCATGCCCGCAGGCGTATCGGCATGGTGTTCCAGGAGTACAACCTGGTCGAGCGCCTGACCGTCATGGAAAACCTGCTGACAGGCCGATTGGGCTATACCTCGGCGCTCAAGGCCTGGTTGCGCCGCTTCGAGCAGGAAGACATCGACCGCGCCTTCGGCCTGCTGGAGACAGTAGGCTTGGCAGGTTTTGCGGACCAGCGCGCCGATGCGCTGTCCGGCGGCCAGCGCCAACGAGTGGGTATCGCTCGCGCCCTGATGCAACGCCCGCAATTGCTGCTGGCCGACGAGCCGACCTCGTCGCTTGACCCCAAGACGTCGGTCGAGATCATGGAGCTGTTGACCGAACAAGGCAGCGCCAGTGGCATCCCCGTGCTGGTCAATATACATGACGTCGAACTCGCGCGCCGCTACGCCTCGCGCATTGTCGGCATGTCGGGCGGCCAGGTGGTCTACGACGGCGATGGACAAGGCCTGGACACCGCCACGCTCAAGGCTATCTACGGAGGCGAGTCGTGGTTGCAGTAGCCAAGGGACATCGCAGTGCCAGACGACCTTTTGCCCTGCCGTGGCAGGCACGGTTGCTGGCGGTGGCGTTGGTGGTTTATGCCGTCTACGCGGCCACACAATTGGACTTCAACTGGACGCGCATCAAGCACGGCATGGACCACGCGTCGACCTTTCTGGCGCGCATGGTGCCGCCCAACTTCGAAAAGCCCGCCACACTATGGAAAGGCATCGCCGAAAGCCTGGAAATCGCCGTACTGGCCTCGCTTCTGGGAATCGTGCTGTCGTTGCCCGTCGGCCTGCTGGGCGCGCGCAATATGATGCCGGCCTGGGTATCGTGGCCGGCGCGCGCGCTGGTGGCCTTGTGCCGCTCGCTGCATCCGGTCATCGTGGCGATTCTGTTCGTCAAGGCGGTGGGCTTTGGCGCATTAGCCGGCATTCTGGCGCTGACGCTGGCCTCGATCGGCTTTATCGGCAAGCTGTTTACGGAGGCCATCGAAGAGATCTCACTCAAGCAGGTCGAGGCCGTACGGGCCACCGGGGCCGCCTTTCCCAACCTCATCATCTTCGGCGTACTGCCTCAGGTATTCGCGCGGTTTGTCGGCTTTTCCACCTACCAGTTCGACTCCAACCTGCGCAACTCCACCATGGTGGGCATCGTCGGAGCGGGCGGCGTAGGCGGGACCTTGTTTTCGGCGTTCCAACGGTTCGACTATGACTTTGTGTCGGCCATTCTGATCACCCTCATCGCCATCATCATGCTGGGAGAAATGCTGGCAGGCATGGTGCGAGCGGTGTTCCTTGAAGGGTGGAGCTTTGACCGTCTCCTGGTCAAACGCTTTAATGGCGCACGGGGCCTGAGCAAACCGGAGGGCCGGCCATGACGAGCGCACTGCTCACTCAACCTGAAGACGGCCACCGCACCTGGCAACGCTACAGCGCAGGCCAGCGTCTGCTGCGCTTCATGCTCTATCTGCTGGTGGTGGCGGCGGTCGTGCAGGCCATGCGCGGCGTGGAGATCATCCCCGAATTTCTCTACGACGCACCGCAACAGATGGGAGATCTGTTTACACGGATGTGGCCCATCGACTGGGCGTTCTATGCCGAAGGCGTGCACGGCCCGCTGATAGAAACCCTGCACATCGCCACGCTGGGCACGCTGATATCGGTGCTGCTGGCCGTGCCCGTGGGCCTGCTGGCGGCCAACAATCTCACCCCCAGCCGTATCCTCAATCAATTGGCCCGGCTGATCCTGGTTTCCAGCCGTTCGGTCAATTCGCTGGTGTGGGCGTTGCTGTTCATCGCCATCTTCGGACCGGGCGCGCTGGCGGGCATCTTGGCCATCGCCTTCCGGTCCATAGGCTTTGTCGGCAAGCTCGTGGGCGAGGCCATCGAACAGGCGCACCGCGGCCCCATCGAAGCGTTGACGGCGTCTGGCGCCAGCCGCAGCGCGGTCCTTTGGTACGGCTATTGGCCGCAGATCCGGCCGGCATTCTGGTCCATCGTGCTGTTGCGTTGGGACATTAATGTGCGCGAATCCGCCGTGCTAGGCCTGGTCGGCGCGGGCGGCATCGGCATGGTCCTGGACACCGCGCTCAATCTCTTTCAGTGGGATCGCGTCGCACTGGTGCTGGTATCCATCTTCGCCATTGTCGTGGTGGCCGAGATCGTCATCACCCAGGCCCGCAAGCACATCCTCTGATCCTCGCGCCCGCCTGATGGATATATGCCGCCCCCAGGGGCGGCATTTTTCATCACCAAGCAATCCTTTCTCGTTAAATTGACGATAAAGGTCCGTATGGGTTGAATTTTCTTGATTTATTTCTGATATATGACAGGTCATCAAGAACGGGCTATGCCATGATTACTATCCCGACTTTTGCGTGGGCAAGGACGACATGTCAGAACAAGAGTTGAAACTGCACGTCCCCGCCAGGGCGGTCGAGGGCATCAAACAGGACATCGCCGAACGCCAGGCGACACGCCTGCCGCTGCGCGCCATGTATTTCGATACACCCGAGCGCGAACTCGTCCGGGCGCGCATCGCCCTGCGCCTGCGCCAGGAGGGCGACACCTGGGTGCAAACCGTCAAGATGCCCGGCGCCAACGCCATCAGCCGCATCGAACTCAACCACCTTCGTCCTGGCCCCGTGCTGGACTTGTCGGTCTATGCGGGCACCGAGGTCGGCGACGCACTGGCCCGCATACATGGCCAGTTAGGGGTTTGCTATGAAACCGATGTGCAGCGCCTGCTCTGTAAGCTGCACGCCCGCGAGGGCACGGTCGAAGCCGCCCTGGATCTGGGTGTGCTGCGCGCAGGCGGCCTGGAGCTGCCTATTTGCGAAATCGAGTTCGAGTTGCTTTCGGGCCGCCCGGAGGCGATTTTTACTATGGCGCGGGACTGGCAGCAACGCCACGGCCTGATACTGGATTCGCGCAGCAAATCCGAGCGCGGTGACGCGCTGGCGCAATTGGCGGCGGCCCTCGCCCTGGCTGGCGACGAAGCCACCGCACAGCAGATCGTGGCGCGTTTCTGGGCGCCGCGCGGAGCCACCAGCGTCAAGCTCAGCGCGGATATGAGTCCCGTGCAGGCCATGAGCCGTGTCGGCGACGAGTGCCTGGAGCAGATCATCCGCAACGCGGCGATGCTGGCCGAAGTCGATACGGCCGGCATCTATGCCGCCGGCGGACCCGAGCATGTGCATCAACTGCGCGTGGGCATGCGCCGACTGCGTTCGGCCTGGAGCCTGTTCGAAGGTGCTATCGCGCCCGCGCCGGCTGCGCTGCAATCGGGCCTGCGCGAGTATTTCGCAGCCCTGGGCACCAGCCGAGACCAGGATGTGTTGGCTGACACCATCATCCCGGCCCTTACCCAGGCTGGCATGCCGGACATCCCGGTCGAACCGGTGGCGCGCGGAGCAGATGCGCAAGCGCTGTGCAGCGGGATAGCCTTTCAAGGCTGGCTGTTGGACTTGTACGAATGGAGCATGAACGTGCGCGCCGTGCCCGGCGAGCAAGGGGTGCCCGAACCGGTGATTACCGAGGGTATGCCCATCGAGCCCGCCATCATCCCGCTCGATGCCGCGCCACCCAAGCCGACGTTGCAGCCCTTTCTGACGTGGCGACTACGCAAGTGGCATAAACAGGTTGTCTCGCAGGGCCGGCAGTTCGCAGACCTGGAGCTGGAGGCGCGCCATGAGCTTCGCAAACGTGGCAAACGGCTGCGCTACGCGCTGACCTTTGCGGAGTCCCTGCTGCCTGGCGCCCGCTTGCGCGCCTATCGCAAGCAACTGGCACGCGTGCAGGATCTGCTGGGTGAAATCAATGACCTGGCCGTCGCTGCCGAGCACTATCGGGCGCAAACCCTGCACCATCCCCAGGCCTGGTTTGCGCTGGGGTGGATCGCGGCAAGGCTGGAGGTGCTTGCCACCGAGGCTCAGCCCACATTCGTGAAGCTGGCCGACGGCAAGGCGTTCTGGAAAAGCTAGGCACGGCGTGGCGACTCAGGTGCGCGGGCCCGTGATGCCCGAACACCTGGCGCGAGGGGCTGCCGCCTCAGTCTGCCAGCAAGGCGGAGGCGAACTCTTCGGCCACGAAGGGCTGCAAGTCTTCCAGGCCCTCGCCCACGCCTATCCAGTAGACGGGCACCGGCCGCACGCCCTGGCTGCCGGCGGCCACGGCGGCCAGGGTGCCGCCCTTGGCGGTACCGTCCAGTTTTGTCACGACCAGACCCGTGAGCTGAATGGCCGCGTCAAAGGCCCGGATCTGGGCCAGCGCGTTCTGGCCGGTGTTGCCATCGACCACCAGTAAAACCTCATGCGGCGCGGCCGCATCGGCCTTGCTGATGACGCGACGGATCTTCTTGAGTTCTTCCATCAGGTGCAACTGCGTGGGCAGGCGCCCTGCGGTGTCTATCATGACCACGCCGACGCCACGCGCCCGGCCCGCATTGACCGCGTCAAAGGCCACGGCGGCGGGGTCGCCCCCTTCCTGCGCGATGACGGTGACGTTGTTGCGGGTGCCCCATTCGACCAGTTGCTCACGCGCTGCCGCGCGGAACGTGTCGCCGGCAGCCAGCAGCACACTGGCGCCCTGCCGTTGAAAGGTATGGGCCAGCTTGCCAATGGAGGTCGTTTTGCCGGCGCCGTTGACGCCGGCGATCATCACCACCAGAGGCTGGGTGCGCGTGAGGTCAAAGCTGCGCTCGAGCGGCTTGAGGTGTTGCGTCAACAGTTGACGCAGCGCCGTCTTGACCTGAGCCGCATCTTCGATGCGGTCTTTTTTGACGCGCGCACGCAACTCCGTGAGGAGTTTTTCGGTGGCTTCGATACCGGCATCGGCCATGATGAGGGCGGATTCCAGCTCTTCGAACAGATTTTCGTCGACTTTTACGCCGACGAAAATGCCGCCGATGCTCTGCCCGGTACGCGCCAGGCCCTGTTTGAGACGATTGAGCCAGGAGGCCTTTTTGGGTGCGGCGGCCGGTTCGGCGGCAGCGGCCGGCGCGATGGCCGAAGGCGAAGGCGCCGGCGGCACAACGGGCGCGGCGACGGGTTCCGGCACGGCGGGCACAGGCGAGGCGGCCGGTTCGGGCTGAACGGGCGGCGCCGCCGGATGCACCGCAGGCGGCGGGACAGGCACAGCAGGCGCTGCGGCGGGTGGAGGGGACGGAACAGCGGGCGGCGAGACGGGCGCGGCCGGCTGGACGACAGGCTCCGGCGGCGGCGCGGGCGAAGCCTGCGCGGCGGGCGGAGGGGTCTTTTTCTTGAAGAAGCTGAACATGTGCAAAAGTATATTCGGGATCCGCATCACCACGCTGCGACCGGCTACTATTCGCGCCAGGAGGTTCCGTTCTTGAAGCAATCTGCTAGCGGCGCACGCGCCATTCGCATCGTCGGCGGCCAGTTCCGCCGCACCCCGATCACCGTGCCGGATGTCCCGGGCCTGCGGCCCACTCCCGACCGTGTGCGGGAGACCCTGTTCAACTGGCTCAACCATCTCTGGCACGCCGACTTCCACGATAAGCGCGTGCTGGACCTGTTTGCCGGCAGCGGCGCGCTGGGCCTGGAAGCCGCCTCGCGCGGCGTGGCCCAGGTCCAGATGGTCGAGCGCGATCGCGCCGCGGTGTCCGCGCTGCGGACGCTGCGCGACAAGTTGAAAGCCGAGCAAATCCGCATCCACGCGGGCGACGCGATGGAGGTTCTGTCGCGCATGGATGCCTCGCGTTTCGATCTCGTGTTGCTGGACCCGCCCTTCGGACAGGGGTGGCTGGAGCGGATCTGGCCCTTGCTGCCCGCCGTGCTGGACGACGCCGCCCTCATCTATGTGGAATCCGAGGCTCCCATCGCCGCCCCCCGGATTTTGAGCTTTTACGCAACGGTAAAGCCGGAGCTGTCCATTACGGTTTGCTCCAGTTTGCTGCATTGCGGAAAACGGAGAATAATCCGGGTTCGGAGGATGGTGTTACACCATAAACAAACAAGGTTTGGGAGCCTGCATGATCACTGCCGTATACCCCGGCACGTTCGACCCGCTGACGCGCGGTCACGAAGACTTGGTGCGCCGCGCCGCTGCCCTGTTCGACAAAGTGGTCGTGGGGGTGGCGTTCAGCCGCAATAAAAAGCCCTTCTTCAGCATCGACGAGCGGGTTGAAATCGCCCGCGAAGTGCTGGGCCATTACCCCAATGTCGAAGTCCGCAGCTTCGGCGGTCTGCTCAAGGACTTCGTGCGCGAGCAGAATGGCCGTGTCATCGTGCGCGGGCTGCGCGCCGTCTCGGACTTCGAATACGAATTTCAGATGGCCGGCATGAACCGCCACCTGCTGCCCGACGTCGAGACGCTGTTCATGACGCCTTCGGATCAGTACCAATTTATCTCGGGCACCATCGTGCGCGAAATCGCGCAACTGGGCGGCGACGTAAGCAAGTTCGTCTTCCCCTCGGTGGAGCGTTGGCTGCAAGCCAAGGCCAAGGAACGCCGCGAGCAATCCTGGCCCAACAACGCCGGCTAAGCATTCACCAACCGGGCGCTACAATGCGAGGGACTCCAGTCCCTCGCCCGCCCTGCCATGGCCTTACTCATCACCGACGAATGCATCAACTGCGACGTCTGCGAACCGCAGTGTCCCAACGAAGCCATTTCGATGGGCGAGGATTATTACGTCATTGACCCAGATCGCTGCACCGAATGCGTGGGCCATTACGATGAGCCGCAATGCCAGGTGGTCTGCCCGGTCGAGTGCATCGAACTGCACCCGCAATGGAAAGAAGGCCAGGAAAGCCTGATGGCCAAGTATCGCCGCCTGACGGGTGCGCCCGCATGAGCGAGGGCCCGCCGCCCTCCACGCTCGCCTCCCCCGCCTGAACGCTGCACGGGATGTCTCCGTCTCGGCCCTGGTGGCTGGGCTCGTGGCCGTCATCGTCAGTTTCAGCGGTACCGCCGTCCTGATGGTGCAGGCCGGCCATGCCGGCGGACTGAGCACCGCCCAGATCGGCTCCTGGCTTGGGTCGATCTGCCTGGCGCTGGGCGTGGGTGGCGCGGTCATCAGCCTGCGTACCGGACTGCCCGTGGTGTTTGCCTGGTCTACGCCCGGCGCCGCGCTCCTGGTCACAGGGCTGGTCGGCGTGCCGTTTGACCAGGCGGTCGGCGCTTTTGTACTGGCAGCTCTACTCACCTTCGTCTGTGGTGTCTTCGGCTGGATAGACCCCATCGTGCGCCGCATCCCCGGCGAACTTGCCGGCGCCATGTTGGCCGGGGTGCTCTTGAATTTCGGTATGGGCATTTTTCGCCATATGGCGGGGGCTCCGGCGCTGGTGCTACTGATGTGCGCGGCCTACCTGGTGTGCAAGCGCTGGTTGCCACGCTTTGCCGTCATGGCCGTACTGGTGCTGGGCCTGGCGGTGGCCGCCAGCCAAGGCCTGCTGCATCTGGAGGCCGTGCGCTGGGAGTGGACGACCTTTGTCTGGACCACCCCGCACTTTACGCTGCAGGCCGCCATCAGCCTGGGGATACCCTTGTTTGTCGTGGCCATGGCTTCTCAGAACCTGCCCGGCCTAGCCATTCTGCAGGCTGCCGGCTATCGCCCGCCCGCGTCTCGCCTGGTTGCCGTCACCGGTCTGGCCGGTCTGGCCGCCGCACCGTTTGGCGCGCACAGCGTCACGCTGGGCGCCATCATCGCGGCGATCTGCACCGGACCGGAAGCGCATCCTGATCCGGCCCGGCGGTATATCGCCGCGGCGACCTATGGCCTGAGCTATGTGCTGCTGAGTGTGGCGGCCGGCACCGTTGCCGTGTTTTTCCAGGCGTTGCCTGCGGCGCTCATCGCCGCCCTGACGGGACTGGCGCTCTTGGGCGCCATCATGGGAGGGATGGCCAATGCCATGGGCAATGCACAGCGCCGGGAGGCGGCATTGATCACCTTGCTGGCCACGGCTTCGGGCGTCAGCTTCTGGGGTATTGGTTCGGCTTTCTGGGGTCTGGCCGCGGGCCTGCTCGCCCACATGGTATTGAGCCTGCGCGCGAAGGCTTAGACAGGCCAGCGCACCGCTGCCATATCGGGATGCACTTTGAGCAGGCGCGCCGGGATACCCAGATAGTTGGACATCCAGGCCGACGCCAGCTCGCCCTCGTCAACGACGTCGACCGTCTGCCCGCCGATCAGGATCTGGTAGCGCACACTGTCATCATCTTCGATAACATCCAGCGGAATATCCAGACGCAGCATGCCTGGCGCACGCAGGACCAAGTATCCCAATCTCACATCGACGTTGATCTCGGCCAGCCTAGGGGCGAGCTCGCGTGACAGCCATTGGCCGGCGTCGTTGCTGACCAGCCAGCGCCGATGGTAGGGCTGCGCCTCGGCCTGAGCAGTCGAGCCGCAATCGGCGATGGGTTGATAGGTGACGCTCATTTGCCAAGAATGCCCTTGAGTGCCTTGCCCACTTCATTTTTGCCGGACTTGCCGCCCAGCGCATCCTTGATCTTGCTCTCGACACCGCGCTTGAGCAGCGAGCCGGCGATCTCACGCCACTGCACGGTGTAGACGGGCTTGTCGAACGTACCGCTGATGAGCACAGGGACGGGCAAATTGCGCAGGTCGGCAAGATCCTTGCCTTCGTTGCTGGTGTTGACCACGCGTGCAATCGCCACGACATTAATGGTGCTATTGACGAAGTCGATCGTCGCGGGGCTGCCTTGCGTCACGCGCAGATAATCCGTGGCGATATCCAACCGCTTGACCGTGCCGACGCCTTTGGCCAAGGTCATGTCGCCGTCCATGGCGCCAAACGTCGTCTGGCGCGAATTGTCCGCGCCGAAGGACATCTCCTGCGATTGGCTGACCACGGCCTTGAGATCACGCAGCGT comes from Bordetella holmesii ATCC 51541 and encodes:
- a CDS encoding fecR family protein — encoded protein: MNASETDRLHPAIVEQAAQWMMRTLGAPGTDTEAACTAWRQADARHELAWQRMQGIRQDMGAVCVVPVSGTTAGQTILRYCEKRSRRNALKWAVGGFALGTAGWMSARQGVWDGGDVYRTATGEQRTVTLPDGTVLTMNTGSVVSLDFDAARRQLDLREGEIMIATAADSGGRPFRVKTSNAVLTPLGTRFAVRELDQGRRITRLTVFEGSVRAEPAARRQAARVVHAGEMAELDDRTLLFAAAIQEDQPAWANGMLVANRMRLDRFLDELARYRPGIVRCDAAVASREVTGAFRIDDTDRALEVLASVLGLQLRYRTRYWVSVGPRVA
- a CDS encoding RNA polymerase sigma factor, sigma-70 family protein, producing the protein MQPVDYATSDEFVSLYREHHGWLVQMLHRRLGGADAAADLAHDTFERVMRSRSRLAFAEPRGFLTTVAKRLLIDQSRRKAIEQAYLETLAARADDVVASPEMHVLVVEALEAVCRMMEQLPARARQVFVLAQVEGLTYPEVSERLGVSVQAVQRDMVKAWQHCYGVLYA
- the phnD gene encoding phosphate/phosphite/phosphonate ABC transporter, periplasmic binding family protein, with the protein product MQAKRIVQTAFVLAVAAGSHTAFAADTCSNRGDLDVMYCDANKDLVADTPTEASKLKTPSTLVFTYTPVEDPAVYEDIFKPFTNHLAQCTGKRVVFYQVQSNAAEIEAMRSGRLHVGGFSTGPTAYAVNIAGAVPFAVKGYADGFQGYNLIVIVKKDSPYQKLTDLKGKKLAHTAPSSNSGHMAPVALFPKEGLTPDKDYKVVFSGKHDQSVMGVNSGDYDAAAVASDVFKRMAERGQIKEEDFRVIYRSEKFPTSSFSYAHDLEPKFRDQMLKCFYDYRFPDEMKKAFDGADRFYPVTYKKDWAIVREVAESGGESFNRAAYDRESAKNKGKQ
- the phnC gene encoding phosphonate ABC transporter, ATP-binding protein, whose amino-acid sequence is MTTSLRISGLVKEYRAGQPVLKGIDLHVAGQGLTAIIGPSGTGKSTLLRCVNRLIEPTQGQIVLQADGATVDLARVRGQALRHARRRIGMVFQEYNLVERLTVMENLLTGRLGYTSALKAWLRRFEQEDIDRAFGLLETVGLAGFADQRADALSGGQRQRVGIARALMQRPQLLLADEPTSSLDPKTSVEIMELLTEQGSASGIPVLVNIHDVELARRYASRIVGMSGGQVVYDGDGQGLDTATLKAIYGGESWLQ
- a CDS encoding phosphonate ABC transporter, permease protein PhnE — encoded protein: MLAVALVVYAVYAATQLDFNWTRIKHGMDHASTFLARMVPPNFEKPATLWKGIAESLEIAVLASLLGIVLSLPVGLLGARNMMPAWVSWPARALVALCRSLHPVIVAILFVKAVGFGALAGILALTLASIGFIGKLFTEAIEEISLKQVEAVRATGAAFPNLIIFGVLPQVFARFVGFSTYQFDSNLRNSTMVGIVGAGGVGGTLFSAFQRFDYDFVSAILITLIAIIMLGEMLAGMVRAVFLEGWSFDRLLVKRFNGARGLSKPEGRP
- a CDS encoding phosphonate ABC transporter, permease protein PhnE translates to MTSALLTQPEDGHRTWQRYSAGQRLLRFMLYLLVVAAVVQAMRGVEIIPEFLYDAPQQMGDLFTRMWPIDWAFYAEGVHGPLIETLHIATLGTLISVLLAVPVGLLAANNLTPSRILNQLARLILVSSRSVNSLVWALLFIAIFGPGALAGILAIAFRSIGFVGKLVGEAIEQAHRGPIEALTASGASRSAVLWYGYWPQIRPAFWSIVLLRWDINVRESAVLGLVGAGGIGMVLDTALNLFQWDRVALVLVSIFAIVVVAEIVITQARKHIL
- a CDS encoding CYTH domain protein, encoding MSEQELKLHVPARAVEGIKQDIAERQATRLPLRAMYFDTPERELVRARIALRLRQEGDTWVQTVKMPGANAISRIELNHLRPGPVLDLSVYAGTEVGDALARIHGQLGVCYETDVQRLLCKLHAREGTVEAALDLGVLRAGGLELPICEIEFELLSGRPEAIFTMARDWQQRHGLILDSRSKSERGDALAQLAAALALAGDEATAQQIVARFWAPRGATSVKLSADMSPVQAMSRVGDECLEQIIRNAAMLAEVDTAGIYAAGGPEHVHQLRVGMRRLRSAWSLFEGAIAPAPAALQSGLREYFAALGTSRDQDVLADTIIPALTQAGMPDIPVEPVARGADAQALCSGIAFQGWLLDLYEWSMNVRAVPGEQGVPEPVITEGMPIEPAIIPLDAAPPKPTLQPFLTWRLRKWHKQVVSQGRQFADLELEARHELRKRGKRLRYALTFAESLLPGARLRAYRKQLARVQDLLGEINDLAVAAEHYRAQTLHHPQAWFALGWIAARLEVLATEAQPTFVKLADGKAFWKS
- the ftsY gene encoding signal recognition particle-docking protein FtsY, which translates into the protein MHPAAPPVQPEPAASPVPAVPEPVAAPVVPPAPSPSAIAPAAAAEPAAAPKKASWLNRLKQGLARTGQSIGGIFVGVKVDENLFEELESALIMADAGIEATEKLLTELRARVKKDRIEDAAQVKTALRQLLTQHLKPLERSFDLTRTQPLVVMIAGVNGAGKTTSIGKLAHTFQRQGASVLLAAGDTFRAAAREQLVEWGTRNNVTVIAQEGGDPAAVAFDAVNAGRARGVGVVMIDTAGRLPTQLHLMEELKKIRRVISKADAAAPHEVLLVVDGNTGQNALAQIRAFDAAIQLTGLVVTKLDGTAKGGTLAAVAAGSQGVRPVPVYWIGVGEGLEDLQPFVAEEFASALLAD
- a CDS encoding RNA methyltransferase, RsmD family encodes the protein MKQSASGARAIRIVGGQFRRTPITVPDVPGLRPTPDRVRETLFNWLNHLWHADFHDKRVLDLFAGSGALGLEAASRGVAQVQMVERDRAAVSALRTLRDKLKAEQIRIHAGDAMEVLSRMDASRFDLVLLDPPFGQGWLERIWPLLPAVLDDAALIYVESEAPIAAPRILSFYATVKPELSITVCSSLLHCGKRRIIRVRRMVLHHKQTRFGSLHDHCRIPRHVRPADARSRRLGAPRRCPVRQSGRGGGVQPQ